The following coding sequences are from one Hymenobacter sp. DG25A window:
- a CDS encoding glycoside hydrolase family 30 protein codes for MLSSLRSSLPFALLVSLALSTGCQRPPQPGSAAGTPVAIPAGTAAFWLTNADKSVLFQAQTPLVAGTGQATGAVIEVDDSQTFQTIDGFGYCLTGGSAQLLHAMVPAARAALLQELFGTEGNHIGVSYLRLSIGASDLDAQVFSYDDLPAGQTDPTLSKFSLAPDREHLIPVLKEILAINPTIKLLGSPWSPPPWMKTNGSSKGGSLKPEFYDAYARYFVKYIQGMQAEGIRIDAITIQNEPLHPGNNPSLLMLPEQQGEFVKKHLGPTFKAEKLDTKIIIYDHNADRPDYPISILNDPEAKQYIDGSAFHLYAGPIEALSKVHTAHPDKNVYFTEQWIGAPGNFPGDLNWHVKTLIVGATRNWSRTVLEWNLAADPQQNPHTPGGCTECLGAVTLAGDQVTRNPAYYIIAHASKFVRPGSVRVASSASVTLPNVAFKTAGGQKVLVVLNDSQAAQFFTIRHSGQQFSSSLKPGAVGTFVW; via the coding sequence ATGCTTTCTTCTCTTCGATCTTCTTTGCCATTCGCCTTGCTGGTCAGCCTGGCACTGAGTACCGGTTGTCAGCGGCCGCCCCAGCCGGGCTCTGCTGCCGGCACACCCGTGGCCATTCCGGCCGGCACAGCTGCTTTCTGGCTTACCAATGCTGATAAATCGGTGCTGTTTCAGGCGCAGACGCCGCTGGTAGCGGGCACTGGCCAGGCCACCGGCGCTGTTATTGAAGTAGATGACAGCCAGACGTTTCAGACCATTGATGGTTTTGGCTACTGCCTTACCGGGGGCAGCGCCCAGCTGCTGCACGCTATGGTGCCGGCCGCCCGCGCGGCTCTGCTGCAGGAGCTGTTTGGCACCGAGGGCAACCACATCGGCGTAAGCTATCTACGCCTGAGCATTGGGGCTTCTGACCTCGATGCCCAGGTTTTCAGCTACGACGACCTGCCCGCGGGCCAGACAGACCCCACGCTCAGCAAGTTCAGCCTGGCCCCCGACCGCGAGCATCTGATTCCGGTGCTCAAGGAAATTCTGGCCATCAACCCCACCATCAAGCTCCTCGGCTCGCCCTGGTCTCCGCCGCCGTGGATGAAAACCAACGGCAGCTCCAAGGGCGGCTCTTTAAAGCCCGAGTTTTATGATGCCTACGCCCGGTATTTCGTGAAATACATTCAGGGAATGCAGGCCGAGGGCATTCGGATAGATGCCATTACCATTCAGAATGAGCCCCTGCACCCGGGCAACAACCCCAGTCTGCTGATGCTGCCGGAGCAGCAGGGCGAGTTTGTGAAAAAGCACCTCGGCCCCACCTTTAAAGCCGAAAAGCTCGACACGAAAATCATTATCTACGACCACAACGCCGACCGCCCCGACTACCCTATTTCCATCCTGAACGACCCCGAAGCCAAGCAGTATATTGATGGCTCGGCGTTTCACCTGTACGCCGGCCCCATTGAGGCCCTGAGCAAAGTACACACCGCCCATCCTGATAAAAACGTGTATTTCACGGAGCAGTGGATTGGGGCTCCCGGCAACTTCCCCGGCGACCTGAACTGGCACGTGAAAACCCTGATTGTGGGTGCCACGCGCAACTGGTCCCGCACCGTACTGGAGTGGAATCTGGCCGCCGACCCCCAGCAGAACCCGCACACGCCCGGCGGCTGCACCGAGTGCCTGGGTGCCGTAACCCTGGCCGGCGACCAGGTGACGCGCAACCCGGCTTACTACATCATTGCCCACGCTTCCAAGTTTGTCCGGCCGGGCTCCGTGCGCGTTGCGTCCTCGGCCTCCGTTACCCTGCCCAACGTAGCCTTTAAAACCGCCGGGGGCCAGAAGGTGTTGGTGGTGCTGAACGACAGCCAGGCCGCCCAGTTTTTCACCATTCGCCACAGCGGGCAGCAATTTAGCTCCAGCTTAAAACCCGGGGCCGTAGGTACCTTTGTGTGGTAG
- a CDS encoding universal stress protein, which translates to MASPLLVLTDFSPAADHALTYANALAEKLDTSIVLLHVRRTSLLDPDLLTGRIAHLSEGEVATALAERTNHLSVPAIVEVTTDLVPQAITEATERLHPSLLIVGKPDTEYTPDELVTTTSLELIHAASCPMLVVPVTSAVASPPAHITLAVDGKGFALSAESANIPHLLHELGAPLTVVHIATPEETESAQLSLDSVQRSGLTMELEQPQTQVVRHSDLAEGIQEAVLLTQADLLVLVARRHSLLGELFHHSVTAQVIRHSIVPVLVLPSED; encoded by the coding sequence ATGGCCTCTCCCCTGCTGGTACTCACTGACTTCTCTCCTGCCGCCGACCATGCGCTTACCTACGCCAATGCGCTGGCCGAAAAACTGGATACCTCTATTGTGCTGCTGCATGTGCGGCGCACTTCCCTGCTGGACCCCGACCTGCTGACCGGCAGAATTGCCCACCTGAGTGAAGGCGAAGTAGCCACTGCTCTGGCCGAGCGCACCAACCATCTGAGCGTGCCGGCCATAGTAGAAGTAACCACTGACCTGGTGCCCCAAGCCATAACCGAAGCCACGGAGCGCCTGCACCCCAGCCTGCTGATTGTAGGCAAGCCCGACACCGAATACACCCCCGATGAGCTGGTAACTACTACCTCCCTGGAGCTGATTCATGCCGCTTCCTGCCCCATGCTGGTAGTACCGGTTACCTCCGCCGTAGCCAGCCCCCCAGCCCACATTACACTGGCAGTTGATGGTAAAGGCTTTGCCCTGAGCGCAGAATCAGCGAATATTCCGCACCTGCTGCACGAGTTGGGCGCGCCCCTAACCGTGGTGCACATAGCCACACCCGAAGAAACCGAATCGGCGCAGCTTTCCCTAGACTCTGTGCAGCGAAGCGGCCTAACCATGGAGTTGGAGCAGCCCCAAACGCAGGTGGTACGCCACTCCGATCTGGCTGAAGGCATACAGGAAGCCGTACTGCTCACCCAGGCTGACTTGCTGGTGCTGGTGGCGCGGCGGCATAGCCTGCTTGGTGAGCTGTTTCATCACAGCGTAACGGCCCAGGTGATACGCCACAGTATTGTACCAGTGCTAGTGCTACCCAGCGAGGATTAA
- a CDS encoding arsenate reductase ArsC, whose product MPNILVLCTGNSCRSQLLHGYLQQLLGERAHVYSAGVETHGLNPRAVQIMRENGIDISHHTSHHVEEYAHIPFDYVITVCDHAREVCPVFPSSAKKLHHNFPDPAKATGTEEEILQQFRAVRNQVKAYAQAFVDEHFPQLIQD is encoded by the coding sequence ATTCCTAACATTCTGGTGCTTTGTACCGGCAACTCCTGCCGCAGCCAGCTGCTGCACGGCTACCTGCAACAGCTGCTGGGTGAGCGTGCCCACGTGTACTCAGCCGGCGTAGAAACCCACGGCCTGAACCCGCGCGCGGTGCAGATAATGCGCGAAAACGGCATCGACATCAGTCACCATACCAGCCACCACGTGGAGGAATACGCTCATATTCCTTTTGATTACGTCATTACCGTTTGCGACCATGCCCGGGAGGTGTGCCCGGTGTTTCCCTCTTCCGCTAAAAAGCTGCACCACAACTTTCCGGACCCCGCCAAAGCCACGGGCACGGAGGAAGAAATCCTGCAGCAATTCCGCGCCGTACGCAACCAGGTTAAGGCCTATGCCCAGGCATTTGTAGATGAACATTTTCCCCAGCTGATACAGGATTAG
- a CDS encoding DUF2255 family protein: MSASDTLSYISQHNLIGIRAGQDRPTFLSIWMVVVDDRIFARSWGLAEKSWFNTFMENPAGAIRCGEVVIPVRAVVPSDLARLNERISQAYLAKYDAGANSPYAQGIIQPQHVARTLEFVVEPTASPASVN, encoded by the coding sequence ATGTCTGCTTCTGATACCCTCTCTTACATTAGTCAGCATAATCTAATCGGCATTCGGGCCGGGCAGGACCGCCCCACTTTCCTCTCTATCTGGATGGTGGTGGTAGATGACCGGATTTTTGCCCGCTCCTGGGGGCTGGCCGAAAAAAGCTGGTTCAACACGTTTATGGAAAACCCGGCCGGCGCCATCCGCTGCGGCGAGGTGGTGATTCCCGTGCGGGCCGTAGTTCCCTCCGATTTGGCCCGGCTGAACGAGCGTATCAGTCAGGCTTACCTGGCCAAGTACGATGCCGGCGCCAACTCTCCTTATGCCCAGGGCATTATCCAGCCTCAGCACGTAGCCCGCACCCTGGAATTCGTAGTAGAGCCTACGGCCTCCCCGGCTTCGGTTAACTGA
- a CDS encoding fasciclin domain-containing protein — protein MIKQLFSTCALALALSVCTAPVVRAQTETKSDNEKTKTKEGDAVMKTKVQDDGKTKVKGKSGKGDKMKSKAKPMDGDMGGTTGGMETPNPATGAGMNAATPGNAAGVMVGGAMMTPDKDIVVNASASNEHSTLVSAIKAADLVAILQGPGPFTVFAPTNAAFDKLPAGTLNTLLMPANKAKLSTILTYHVVPGRLMAADLKDGQVLTTVEGENLTVHRMGDMVMIHDAKGGMANVTIPNVVSSNGITHVVDSVLMPTR, from the coding sequence ATGATCAAGCAACTGTTTTCTACCTGCGCCCTGGCGCTTGCGCTGAGCGTGTGCACGGCCCCCGTAGTGCGGGCCCAGACGGAAACTAAGTCTGACAATGAGAAGACGAAAACCAAGGAGGGAGATGCCGTCATGAAGACTAAAGTTCAGGACGACGGCAAAACCAAGGTGAAAGGCAAGTCAGGCAAGGGCGACAAAATGAAGTCGAAGGCCAAGCCCATGGATGGCGACATGGGCGGTACCACTGGTGGTATGGAAACGCCAAATCCCGCCACAGGTGCCGGTATGAATGCGGCTACTCCCGGCAACGCAGCCGGCGTAATGGTGGGCGGCGCCATGATGACGCCGGATAAAGACATTGTGGTGAATGCCTCCGCCTCCAATGAGCACTCCACGCTGGTATCGGCCATAAAAGCCGCCGACCTGGTAGCTATTCTGCAGGGCCCTGGCCCCTTCACCGTGTTTGCCCCCACTAACGCCGCTTTCGATAAGCTGCCCGCCGGCACCCTGAATACGCTGCTGATGCCGGCCAACAAAGCCAAGCTGAGCACCATTCTGACCTACCACGTAGTACCCGGCCGCCTGATGGCCGCCGACCTGAAAGACGGGCAGGTACTAACCACGGTAGAAGGCGAAAACCTGACCGTGCACCGCATGGGCGACATGGTTATGATTCATGATGCCAAAGGCGGCATGGCTAATGTTACCATCCCAAACGTGGTGTCCAGCAACGGCATTACCCACGTGGTGGATAGCGTGCTGATGCCCACCCGCTAA
- a CDS encoding glycoside hydrolase family 30 protein produces MTNKLLSLLLLSASLGVSTASAQKTSKSTTSKPATQKTSKAAGTVSAFSVAGKKAQVFTTAANTELRLSAAGDLAFQPAPQPLETQLCVFVDPGHTFQTMLGIGAALTDASAETFARLPKQAQQEFMQAYFSPTKGIGYTLARTPINSSDFSSGSYTYVADKDAELKTFSVKHDEQFRIPFIKQAMAAAGGKLTMYVSPWSPPAWMKDNNDMLHGGKLLPQYRQAWANYYIKFIKEYEKQGIPIWGLTVQNETMAKQIWESCLYTAEEERDFIKEYLGPTLHKAGMKDKKLIAWDHNRDLIYQRASTILDDPKAAQYVWGIGFHWYETWTGAGMNFENLRRVHETFPNTNLIFTEGCVEKFSLDRINDWQLGEKYGMSMINDFNSGTVGWTDWNILLDEKGGPNHVGNFCFAPIHADTRSGKLLYTNSYYYIGHFSRFIRPGAKRIISSSSRDVLSTTAYRNPDGSVAVVVMNGTDTKQDFQLRLQGQAASAVSLPHSIQTFVIK; encoded by the coding sequence ATGACGAACAAGCTCCTTTCTCTTCTGCTGCTCTCGGCCTCGCTCGGCGTCAGCACCGCCTCGGCGCAGAAAACCAGTAAGTCTACCACCTCAAAACCCGCCACCCAGAAAACCAGCAAAGCGGCCGGTACGGTCAGCGCGTTTTCCGTGGCGGGCAAAAAAGCCCAGGTATTTACCACGGCCGCCAACACCGAGCTGCGCCTTTCCGCCGCCGGCGATCTGGCCTTTCAGCCAGCGCCGCAGCCGCTGGAAACCCAGCTTTGCGTGTTCGTAGACCCCGGGCACACCTTCCAGACCATGCTGGGCATTGGGGCGGCGCTGACGGATGCCTCCGCCGAAACCTTTGCCAGGCTGCCCAAGCAGGCCCAGCAGGAGTTTATGCAAGCCTACTTCAGCCCCACCAAGGGCATTGGCTACACGCTGGCCCGCACGCCCATCAACAGCTCCGATTTTTCCAGCGGCAGCTACACCTACGTGGCCGATAAGGATGCCGAGTTGAAGACCTTCAGCGTGAAGCACGATGAGCAATTCCGCATTCCGTTTATTAAGCAGGCCATGGCCGCGGCCGGCGGCAAGCTCACCATGTACGTGAGCCCCTGGAGCCCGCCGGCCTGGATGAAGGACAACAACGATATGCTGCACGGCGGCAAGCTGCTGCCCCAGTACCGGCAGGCCTGGGCCAACTACTACATCAAGTTTATTAAGGAATACGAAAAGCAGGGAATTCCCATCTGGGGCCTCACGGTGCAGAACGAAACCATGGCCAAGCAGATCTGGGAATCCTGCCTGTACACGGCCGAGGAAGAGCGCGACTTCATCAAGGAATACCTGGGGCCAACGCTGCACAAAGCCGGCATGAAGGACAAGAAGCTTATTGCCTGGGACCACAACCGCGACCTGATCTACCAGCGTGCCAGCACTATTCTCGATGACCCCAAAGCGGCCCAGTACGTGTGGGGCATCGGCTTCCACTGGTACGAAACGTGGACCGGCGCCGGCATGAACTTCGAGAACCTGCGCCGCGTGCACGAAACCTTCCCCAATACCAACCTGATTTTCACGGAAGGCTGCGTGGAGAAGTTTAGCCTGGACCGGATTAACGACTGGCAGCTGGGCGAGAAGTACGGCATGTCGATGATTAACGACTTCAACAGCGGCACCGTGGGCTGGACGGACTGGAACATCCTGCTGGATGAAAAAGGCGGCCCCAACCACGTGGGCAATTTCTGCTTTGCCCCCATTCACGCCGATACGCGCAGCGGCAAGCTACTGTATACCAACAGCTACTACTACATCGGGCACTTCTCCCGGTTCATCCGGCCCGGCGCCAAGCGCATCATCAGCTCCTCCAGCCGCGACGTGCTGAGCACCACCGCCTACCGCAACCCTGATGGCAGCGTGGCCGTGGTAGTAATGAACGGCACCGACACCAAGCAGGATTTCCAGCTGCGGCTGCAGGGCCAGGCTGCCTCAGCCGTGAGCCTGCCGCACTCCATTCAGACGTTTGTAATCAAATAA
- a CDS encoding GDCCVxC domain-containing (seleno)protein: MNELVTSTVITCPACGQRQAEEMPTNACQYFYECPHCHTVLKPRAGDCCVFCSYGTVKCPPMQAGSCCGC; the protein is encoded by the coding sequence ATGAATGAGTTGGTTACTTCCACTGTTATTACCTGCCCCGCGTGCGGCCAGCGGCAGGCAGAAGAAATGCCAACCAATGCGTGTCAGTATTTCTATGAATGCCCGCACTGCCATACGGTACTTAAGCCCCGGGCCGGAGACTGTTGCGTTTTCTGTTCGTACGGCACAGTAAAATGCCCGCCCATGCAGGCCGGTAGCTGCTGCGGCTGCTAA
- a CDS encoding ArsR/SmtB family transcription factor encodes MTYAKLTGFTEGQQQLARLAKALAHPARVAIIELLAARQTCISGDIAAELPLSRTTVSQHLQELKAVGLIKGDIDGLTVCYCLNTELLQDVQQQFTSFFRVAATPAASCAPTACCG; translated from the coding sequence ATGACCTACGCCAAACTCACCGGTTTTACCGAAGGCCAGCAGCAGTTGGCCCGCCTGGCCAAGGCCCTGGCCCACCCGGCGCGGGTAGCCATTATAGAGCTGCTGGCCGCCCGCCAAACCTGCATTTCCGGCGACATTGCCGCCGAGCTTCCGCTAAGCCGCACCACTGTTTCCCAGCACCTGCAGGAGCTGAAAGCCGTGGGCCTGATTAAGGGTGATATTGATGGCCTGACCGTTTGCTACTGCCTGAATACCGAGCTGCTGCAGGATGTGCAGCAGCAGTTTACCTCCTTTTTCCGGGTAGCGGCCACCCCGGCCGCCAGCTGTGCCCCCACCGCCTGCTGCGGCTGA
- a CDS encoding SGNH/GDSL hydrolase family protein, producing MKAALPSIFANRILLAGGLLVGTLLGAVPGYAQQAAPAPTADEWHRQEEDRLHNDWAFLKRYAAANQQLPAPTPGTPRVVLLGNSITEGWPQADSIFFARRPPYEFIGRGIGGQTSGQMLLRFRQDVVALRPAVVVILAGTNDVAENRGPYSPQATLDNIMSMAELARAQGIRVVLCSVPPVYDFPWRPNLQPAPKIVALNQLIKAYATQNRLVYLDYHSALADERQGLKKDYGQDGVHPTLPGYRVMEPLLQQAVKGALKRK from the coding sequence ATGAAAGCAGCCCTGCCGTCTATTTTTGCGAACCGCATTTTGCTGGCGGGAGGGCTGCTGGTTGGGACCTTATTGGGTGCCGTGCCGGGCTATGCCCAGCAAGCAGCCCCAGCACCCACCGCAGACGAATGGCATCGCCAGGAAGAAGACCGGCTGCACAACGACTGGGCCTTTCTGAAGCGCTACGCGGCCGCCAATCAGCAGCTGCCCGCCCCTACGCCAGGCACGCCGCGGGTAGTGCTGCTGGGCAACTCCATTACGGAAGGCTGGCCCCAGGCTGATTCGATCTTTTTCGCCCGCCGCCCGCCTTACGAGTTCATTGGGCGCGGCATTGGCGGCCAGACCTCAGGGCAGATGCTGTTGCGCTTCCGGCAGGACGTGGTGGCCCTGCGCCCGGCCGTGGTGGTCATTTTGGCGGGCACCAATGATGTAGCCGAAAACCGCGGCCCCTACAGCCCGCAGGCCACGCTGGATAACATTATGTCGATGGCAGAGCTGGCCCGGGCCCAGGGCATCCGGGTGGTGCTGTGCTCCGTGCCGCCCGTGTATGATTTTCCCTGGCGGCCTAATCTGCAGCCGGCGCCTAAAATTGTGGCCCTGAATCAGCTGATAAAGGCCTACGCCACCCAAAACCGCCTAGTGTACCTGGACTACCACTCCGCCCTGGCCGATGAGCGCCAGGGGCTAAAGAAAGACTATGGCCAGGATGGCGTGCACCCCACGCTGCCCGGCTACCGCGTTATGGAGCCGCTCCTGCAGCAGGCTGTGAAAGGTGCCTTAAAACGCAAATAG
- a CDS encoding ArsI/CadI family heavy metal resistance metalloenzyme yields MKTAPFPRMHVSLYVSDLTATVNFYTAFFGQPAAKIKPGYAKYVLEQPSLIISFVENPERVQSHFGHLGFQVETVEELEQRLAVARAAGLVSREETGTSCCYAKQDKFWVNDPDGVEWEVYYFHEDAEFNDPRYQAEYDQASGTTQCCIAPATKQSIPEEVLTTAPMAFAITPEPVAASACSPGCGCA; encoded by the coding sequence ATGAAAACTGCCCCCTTCCCCCGCATGCACGTGTCGTTGTACGTTTCCGACCTCACGGCTACTGTTAACTTCTACACAGCTTTCTTTGGGCAGCCCGCTGCCAAGATTAAGCCCGGCTACGCCAAGTATGTGCTGGAGCAGCCTTCCCTCATCATCTCCTTCGTGGAAAACCCCGAGCGGGTGCAGAGCCACTTCGGCCACCTAGGCTTTCAGGTAGAAACCGTGGAAGAGTTGGAACAGCGCCTGGCCGTGGCCCGCGCCGCCGGCCTGGTCAGCCGCGAGGAAACAGGCACCAGCTGCTGCTACGCCAAGCAGGACAAGTTTTGGGTAAACGACCCCGACGGCGTGGAGTGGGAAGTGTATTACTTCCACGAAGACGCCGAGTTTAACGACCCACGCTACCAGGCCGAGTACGACCAAGCCAGCGGAACCACGCAGTGCTGCATTGCGCCCGCCACCAAGCAGTCCATTCCGGAGGAAGTACTAACCACCGCGCCCATGGCCTTCGCCATTACTCCCGAGCCAGTGGCCGCCAGCGCCTGCTCTCCCGGCTGCGGCTGCGCCTAA
- a CDS encoding T9SS type A sorting domain-containing protein, whose amino-acid sequence MTDARGCTTTTSATVGQPTSLPAAPTLGVVNNCDNSTVTATNLVAGSTLTWSDGGTGNPRTVTSTTALTVTQTVNGCTSPASNSVTPAPKPTPAAPVLGVVNNCDNSTVTATNLVAGSTLTWSDGGSGNPRTVTSTTALTVRQTVNGCISPASNSITPAPKPTPAAPVLGVVNNCDNSTVTATNLVAGSTLTWSDGGTGNPRTVTSTTALTVTQTVNGCTSPASNSVTPAPKPTPGAPTLNVVNNCGGTSTITATNYTGTLTWSDGGSGNPRTVSSSSGSLTVTQTINGCTSPASNSATPAQRPTPPAPVVTVQEATLCGTLAKPTLTVCSPVSGSTYILKQPNESDKQILFSGTDPVVFTNLVAGKGFSVTSTSSEGCISSAATCGDQVGSCPNSLTATNQVQQASTKVELQQRSIQTEAYPNPTGRDATINFSVPRSGHVKVDVYNALGSYVTTLYDGDAKGGENNAVVLKGAQLPTGTYYYKVTSDGKTKTNRISLVK is encoded by the coding sequence GTGACGGATGCTCGTGGCTGTACGACCACTACCTCGGCTACGGTTGGCCAACCTACCTCTCTCCCCGCCGCGCCTACGCTGGGCGTAGTAAACAATTGTGATAACTCCACGGTGACAGCTACCAATTTGGTAGCGGGCAGCACGCTTACCTGGAGTGATGGTGGCACCGGCAACCCGCGCACCGTTACCTCCACAACGGCTCTCACCGTGACCCAAACCGTGAATGGCTGTACCAGCCCAGCCAGTAATTCAGTGACTCCCGCGCCCAAGCCCACACCAGCGGCACCCGTACTGGGCGTGGTCAATAATTGCGACAATTCTACAGTAACCGCCACTAATCTTGTTGCGGGAAGTACACTGACCTGGAGCGACGGTGGCTCCGGTAACCCGCGGACTGTAACGTCTACAACGGCGCTAACGGTCAGGCAAACGGTGAATGGCTGTATTAGCCCGGCCAGCAATTCCATTACCCCGGCACCTAAACCTACCCCCGCCGCACCTGTGCTGGGCGTAGTAAACAATTGTGATAACTCCACGGTGACAGCCACCAATTTGGTAGCGGGCAGCACGCTTACCTGGAGTGATGGTGGCACCGGCAACCCGCGCACCGTTACCTCCACAACGGCTCTCACCGTGACCCAAACCGTGAATGGCTGTACCAGCCCAGCCAGTAATTCAGTGACTCCCGCGCCCAAGCCTACTCCCGGGGCCCCAACTTTGAACGTTGTGAACAACTGCGGCGGTACATCTACTATAACGGCTACTAACTACACCGGTACGCTTACCTGGAGTGATGGTGGCAGTGGCAACCCGCGCACCGTATCTTCCAGTTCCGGCTCCCTGACGGTTACACAAACCATCAATGGCTGCACAAGTCCAGCCAGTAATTCGGCTACCCCTGCACAACGGCCTACTCCACCAGCCCCTGTTGTAACTGTGCAGGAAGCTACGCTGTGCGGAACGCTTGCCAAACCCACTCTAACAGTCTGCAGTCCGGTTTCGGGCAGCACGTACATTCTGAAGCAACCGAATGAATCTGACAAGCAAATCCTGTTCTCTGGTACGGACCCGGTTGTGTTTACGAACCTGGTAGCAGGAAAGGGATTTAGCGTTACGTCTACCAGTTCAGAAGGGTGTATTTCCAGCGCTGCCACGTGCGGTGACCAGGTCGGCAGCTGCCCGAATTCCCTGACAGCGACCAACCAGGTTCAACAGGCAAGTACCAAAGTGGAGTTACAGCAACGCAGCATCCAAACCGAAGCCTACCCCAACCCCACGGGACGGGATGCCACCATTAACTTCTCAGTTCCGCGCAGTGGGCATGTGAAAGTGGATGTGTACAATGCCCTGGGCAGCTACGTGACTACGCTGTATGATGGGGATGCCAAAGGCGGTGAAAACAACGCTGTAGTACTGAAGGGGGCGCAACTCCCCACCGGCACTTACTACTACAAAGTCACATCCGACGGCAAGACGAAAACCAACCGGATTAGCTTGGTGAAATAA
- a CDS encoding GNAT family N-acetyltransferase, whose protein sequence is MLIQPLTEAHWTAGQAIYQAGMDTGNATFTTQAPAWADWDTGHLKHSRLVALKDDGQVLAWAALSPVSGRCVYGGVAEVSIYVADEARGQGVGRRLLSALIQESEQNGIWTLQAGIFRENTPSLRLHESVGFRTVGYRERIGQLHGVWRDTVLLERRSPVVGAAAALAASQSE, encoded by the coding sequence ATGCTTATTCAACCTCTTACGGAAGCGCACTGGACGGCTGGCCAGGCTATTTACCAGGCCGGTATGGATACCGGCAACGCCACCTTCACCACGCAGGCGCCCGCCTGGGCCGACTGGGATACAGGCCACCTGAAGCACAGCCGCCTGGTGGCGCTGAAGGATGATGGACAGGTACTGGCCTGGGCGGCGCTGTCGCCGGTATCGGGGCGGTGCGTGTATGGGGGCGTGGCCGAGGTCAGCATTTATGTAGCCGATGAGGCCCGCGGGCAAGGAGTGGGCCGCAGGTTACTGAGCGCCCTCATCCAGGAATCAGAACAAAACGGCATCTGGACGCTGCAAGCCGGCATTTTCCGGGAGAATACCCCCAGCCTGCGCCTGCACGAATCAGTAGGGTTCCGCACGGTGGGCTACCGGGAGCGGATTGGGCAGCTGCACGGCGTGTGGCGCGATACGGTGCTGCTGGAGCGGCGCAGCCCGGTGGTGGGAGCTGCTGCTGCTTTAGCTGCTTCGCAGAGTGAATAA
- a CDS encoding GNAT family N-acetyltransferase translates to MSHPKPQIQHNKEEQEFTTLINGYNAELAYSLPADQVIDFTHTFVDEELRGQKVGDCLAQEALQYARDNQLRVTASCSFMKSYLHKHHQEYADMLA, encoded by the coding sequence ATGTCGCATCCTAAGCCTCAGATTCAGCACAACAAGGAAGAACAGGAATTCACCACGCTTATAAATGGCTACAACGCCGAGTTGGCCTACAGCCTGCCCGCCGACCAGGTTATCGACTTCACCCACACCTTTGTGGATGAGGAGCTGCGGGGCCAGAAAGTAGGCGACTGCCTGGCCCAGGAAGCCCTGCAGTATGCGCGGGACAACCAGCTGCGCGTAACGGCCAGCTGCTCTTTCATGAAATCCTACCTGCACAAGCACCACCAGGAGTACGCCGATATGCTGGCGTAA